The Mesorhizobium sp. B2-8-5 genome segment GAGACATAGCCTATTGTCGATCTAATGCCTCGCCGAAGCGTGTGAAGTGGATGGAAACCTTCATCAGAAAAACGTAGAAGCCGTAGGTGTTGAGCCGAAAAAGCCGCTCGCGGTCTTTATAGTTCACAAAAACACTCAGGGGCTGGGACGAGATATCGTCAAACCGGACCACGGCCTCGGGAGTCCGCTTCGAGGCGGGGAGATAGAACAAGTCGGTCTTCTGTTGGGTCCTGATCGCATCGAGGTGGCCCGACACCTTATCACTGCTGAGTCCTCTCAGTCGCGCGGCATAGTCATCAAGGGCAATTATAGGCGCGAAGATAATGTTACGGTTGCTGATACTCCGGTTTTGTGGGTCGATATCGCAGCTATTCGAAATTACGATGCCACCCAACTCGATCCGCGTACCAGATTGGAAGTCGATCTTTATGAATCCGTTCCAGCCATCACCTTGAAGAGGTTCTGCGGGGCCATCCCAAGAAGTCGCAAAAAAATTGCGGTCGTTTGGATACCCTTCAATTCGCTTTCGCAGTTCGTCCTTGCTGGCATGGCTCAGATAATAGGGGAATACCTTTGCCAGTTCGTCTGGCAATAGCCCGGATTCGTAGAAGAAGTCGGTTGGATAGCCATTCAGAACAGTCGATAGAGTGCTGCCCTGTCTTCGTAGAGTGCTGGCAGATATTCGTCTTCGACGTCACTTTGCGACGCAGCGATCCTTTTGAAAAGCGCATGTAGGTCTGACGCGAGTTGGGCGTCACTATCAGGCTCGCGAATGGAAAGCGCTGAGACTTCGCTCGACAAAGCGCTCTTTGGGTGAGAAACAACGAACTGCGGTGTCGCCGCATGGGGAGTAGCCGCAGTCATGGGAAGTGTCGCCAACATTGCCAGCAAAGCCGCCGCGCGCTGCGAACTCATGGTCGAGCTGGTATCGCGCAACCGAGGATTGATATGGAGCATCACTTAGCCTCCCACCGTGGTCCAAATGCCTTCAGAGTCGCGTCGTTTATCATTGAAAAGAAAACTCGCTTCTCCTGAGTGTGTATCTCCTCAATTACCCCGGAGTAATCGCTGAGAAAATTATCAAATACTCCCGTATGCAAGCAGTCGATGTCGAGCATAATTCCGTCCATCGACTCAACCGAATCGCCGTTGCGAACCTCTATGTTTGCGCTGCTGAACAATTGAATAATCGCAAGAAGGCCGTCTGCAAGAGGCGTTTCAACTCTAAGATGGAAACCATTTTCGGCAATTGGGAACTTCCCGACATCGCCTGTGATATTCAATGCATCAAAGACGTTAGACGGGACACCTTCGCCCTGCAATACGTTGATGTATCGGAGCGAGCAGCGTTCGATTTTCGAAACTATGCCGGTCTCGCGGATAGTGTCGAGGGCCTCGGATATGAGGGCCTTGAACTCTTTCCATCCCGGGTAAGGCTTCACCACCTCGACTGTGAGGGAGCGCTCGGCGAAGTTAAGACTTTTGCGATCGCCCTGTAGCGACTTCACAGCCTGATATTCGCTATTCGGCAATTGGCTTCTTATTGCCAGGGGAATTTCGCCGGCAGGCAGAGTAACTGCCTTGGAGTAGCGCTTGTTCAACCGGCGAAACATCAGCCCGGGCAACAAATCCGAGACGCCGCTCGCCAACGGTGTAGAAAAGCGAATCTCAAAGATCGCATTGCCAATAGGATCTCTGTCGAGAGCAACAGGGAGCTTTATCGTCATCGGCTTGCCCCAGCGCTGCGATTCAACATTTTCCGAAGTGACAAGAGGCCAACACGAACAAGAAGGTCAATCCCTAATTTTTGGGCCGAAGGTCGTTCCACACGATTTCATGTCATGCTTTTCAGAGCGATCGCCATCTCAAAAAGGCGAAATCGTGAACAAAAGCTGTAAAACCGCCTGTAAAACGCCGAGAAAGCTAACTCCCATCATGTAGGCGCAAACCCTTGCGAAGCAAGGCGGAGCGGGTAGCGGGGATCGAACCCGCGCGTTCAGCTTGGGAAGCTGACAGTCTGGGCGACTGCCACGGAAAGTGCAGTCACCCCTTCCCAATCCTATACACCGCCTCCGCGCTCAAAAACCTGAGCACCACATCGCTCATCCCCAACAGCGGCGTGAACGTCACGATCGTTATGCCGTCGGTCGCGTTGGTGCGGGTGAGGCCCTCCGAATAAATGTCCAGCGGCGGTTCCTCGTCGAACCACACGCCGTGCAGCGTCTCGCCCTGCCATTTCTCGCGACCCTTTTCGTAACTCTTGAACGAGAGCACGCTTTCGCCGGCCTGCACGTCGCCGCCACCGCCCCAGCGCACGACGACGCTGTCCAGCGCTCCCGGCGCGCCGCGCCCCATAACCGTGTCGGCAATGGCATTGGCCGGGATCATGCCGGTGCCCCATTCTGCCTGTTGCTGCGGCGGGCCGACCAGCACGCGCTGCGGGTTGTCGCGCGTGCCTTCGCCGGTGACGCCGGCGGCCCAGAGCCTGACGGGCTGGTCGAACACCTTGCCCACCCACCAGTCCGGATAGCGGCCGGTGAGATGCATGGCCCATTCCGCGCCCCCTGCCCTGGTCTTGCCGAGCTGGTTGCCGGCCATGAACAGGCGCTCGCGGTTCGTTGCCCCTGCCGCGTGAAAATCAGCCTGCCGATTGTACGGCGCGTAGGCCTGAAGAAGATTGCGGCGACGGCGTCGGTCCATCTCCTCGAGCAGCGCCAGATAGGTTTGCATCACTGTCGAGGAGCGGCCGGAGGCTCGTTTCGAGGCTACGGATGCGGCTGCGGATCTCCTCATCGCTCCACTGCCCGAGACTGGTTTTATCGGCATCGACACTTTCGGAGAAATCCTTGGGCAGCAGCGTCAGCACGACCTTCAGATACTGCTCGGGTTTTTCGGCCCGCACCGCGGCGATGACGCCGGCGCCATGGGCGCGGAAATCGGCGCGAAGGGCTGCCGCGAAATAGTCGACGAGCGTTTTTCGCGGGCGCTTCGGGCGAGTGGCCAGAGCGGCCCCGGCTTGGGGGCCCTTCGGCTTTCGGCTTGCCCGCTTCGCGCCGGCGCGGCGCCTGCTTTCGTCAGCCATGGGTGGCCGCTTGCGATGGCGCGGCTTTCGCCGCCTTGACCTTGCGGACCTTGCGCGCTGGTTTCCTGCGTGGCCTGGCGCTGGCCTGCTTGGCGGTCCGGGCATCGGCGGCCGGCGCGGCCATTGCTTTCAGCTTCGCCGTCACCGCGCGGACGGAGGACGGGCCGAGGTCCTGGCGCGGAAAACCGAAACCGGCGACGGCCTCATCAGGGCCACCGCGAACCATGCCGATGCGCACGCCTGGCGCGACCTGCTCGACACGGCCTGAGCCGCGCGGCAGGCTCGACCCCTCGAATTCGCCGATGGCGCTGACGATCTCAGCGCCGTCATCGGCGGTGACGATGGTGGCATAGCGTGGCATCTGGGCCTCAGGCAAAAATGTTGAAAGCGCCGCAGGACAGAGAGGGCGTCCGCCAGCGCTTCGAAAGAATGGATGGCGCGAAAAACAAAAAACCCGCCGGGCGGCGGGTCGTTGGCGCAAATCAGCACCATGGACAAAATAGTAGCATAGCTGCCTTCACCGGGCAATAGCTTCTAGGTACATTTTCCTACATTCCTCAAAATCGCAGCGCGCGGCGCGCCACACCCATAAATTGAAACGCCGGGCCAGATTACAACAAATTTTGTCGGAACCAACCTTGGTCCGACGGGTTCCATCCTTAGTCGCAACGTGACGGACGACCGTCTCGCAACAGAGGAGAAAGATCATGCTTACGAAGATTCTTGCAGCTTCGGCGCTGACCATCGGCCTCGCCACGGCGGCGATGGCCCAGACCGCCGGCACCGCCGGAAATGAGGGTGGCGGCAGCGGCCAGACCATTACCGTGGAGCCGAAGACGCCGGCCAGCCCGTCGCCCGACCAAGCCGCGCCGCCCGATACCGGCACGACCGGCAGTGTCACCGGCGGCGACATGAATTCAAACGCCGACAAGAACTGCCCGAGCAGTCCGCAAGGCGCGGTGGGCGATGCCAACAACAGCACCGCCGGCACGATGCAGCCGAACGTGAACGACAAGAACTGCGGCAAGTAAGGGCATCGGGCTTGCAGCGCAGGGCCGTGGAGCACGCTCCGCGGCCGGGCGGCGCGCTCGCGGGAACAATGAGGCGTGATGGCCGTTCCAGGAGGCAAAAAGGAGAGACCGATGGCAGACAATGACACCAGCACCACCAATTCAGCCAACGGCAACGTGAAAGCCACCGCCGCGCGCAACCGTCCCGCGTCGCGTAGCAGCGCGCGTGCCACGCGTGCATCGGAAGACGCGATGAAGAAGCAGATCGCCGAGTTGAAGCGCGAGGTGAACCGTCTGAACCGCGCGCTTTCCGAACAGGCCGAGGAGGCCGCCGAGACTGCGCATGGCTGGTACCGGGGCGCGGCCGACCGCGCTTCGAACCTCTACAGCGGCGCCTCCGACCGCGCGTCGCGCGCCGCAAGCCAGTTGCGCAGCCAGGCGCATAGCGTTTCGGAAACGGTGCAGCAGAACCCCGGCACCTTCTCGACCGCGATGTTGATCGGCGGCCTGGTCGGCTTGCTGGCCGGCATGGCAATCAGCAGGAATTCCGATCCAGACCCGGACTGGCTGCATCGCTGGCACAGGTAGACATTTCCGGTCCGGCTGCACCAGCCGCGACCGTCCAAAGTAGTGAGCGCAGGCTGCTTGCGACGGCCGCGCAGAAAGGAAGGCCGGGCTATTGCGCCCGGCCCTTTCTTTCCAGGTCTTTTTCGTTTCACGGTTGTGCCTTGCCGCTCTCTTGGCCGCTCTCTTGCTGTGGCCGGTTGTCCCCCCCAGGCTGGTCATTAGCCGGAGCTTATGGGATCATTCCCCAAGGGAATCGCGGAGAGCGGCATGGACAGACCTGCCATGGCATCCGTCTTTCGGATGCGGCATGTACCTGCAAGCATTTCGGGCGTTCGCAGCCTTGGCCGAGGCCAGGCCGATCCGATCTTCCATTCGAGACCACTCGGCGAAGCGATCCGCTTCATCGCCCAGGCCGAGGGCCAATACGACCTCAGCGCCGTCGCCGTCTTCTATGGCGACCGCCAGACGCCGCCGCTCGGCAACCGCGAGATCAGGCAGCTCTGGAGCGAATATGGCGAGCGGTGGATGGAGGCCTGAACCGCGCCGGCTTTCCCCGTCCGGATCGGAAACGCCCCTCATGCGTTCTTGAGGCGAGGTCAATGGGAGGAACGCCATGAACGTCGCCAATCTTCAGCTCGAGGGCCTGCTGATGGCTGTCGCCGCAATCAACCATGTGCTCGTCAAGAAAGGCGTGCTCAGCGTCGAGGAGATCGACATCGCGCTGCGCAAGGCCGAAGCCGGCGAGACCGGCGAGGAGCGCTCGGAAGCGATCTCGGCATCGAACCGCGACGCCATCAATTTCCCGATCCGCCTGCTCGAACTCGCCAACCAGTGCCAGCCGGAAGCGGACATGCCGTCCTTCTCCAAGCTGGCCCGCATGGTCGGGCAGATGAAGGAGCCGTATAACGACCAGATGTGAGGCGATGGGAGGGCGCCTTGCCCGGAAATGCAGGCGCCGTCCCTCATCCGCCCTTCGGGCACCTTCTCCCCGTAGAACGGGGACAAGGAAGGGTCATGCCCGGCCCGGCCAGCCCTGCTTGAGCGCGAGCACGCTGCCCGGGCCGTGGACCGCGGCGTAGAGCAGGCCGGCGGCGAATGGGAAATGCGACATGAAGGCGCCGAACTCGGCCTGGTCCGCCGTCCAGTGTGACGGGCCGTGAAAGGCAAAGCCGAGGAAGACGACATAAATCGCGCCGATCAGCGCCAGCGGCGTCATGAAGGCGCCGGTCAGGAAGGCGATCACCAGCAGCGTTTCAAGGATCGCCGCGCACCAGGCGAGGAACAGGGGGAACGGGAAGCCGGCGGCGGCGATGTAGCCGGCCGTGGCGCCCATATCCATCAGCTTGAAGGCGACGCCCATGGCGAACATGGCGGCGAAAATCAGGCGGGCGACGAGAATGGCGGCGGTCTGCCAGGTCGATTGCGTTTCCACGATGTTCCTCCGGGTTTGTCTGTTGATGCCCCAAGGACGGGCGGAGGGAGATGGTTCCGACAGGGATGGGGAAAATTGTTTGGAGCGCCCGCTTCCTCGCCCCTGCCGCAGGCGGGGAGAGGCGGCGCGGCGAAGCCGCGACGGAGAGGGGGCTGCGCCGGCGGCCGCAGCATGAACGCCACGCGACGAGCCCTTCCCGCCAACTCTGCGCTCTATGAAGGCCCCTCTCCGGCCACTACGCGGCCACCTCTCCCCCGCTTCGCGCGGGGCGAGGAAAAAGGCTCAGCCCGGATGGCTGATCGATTCCCGCACGGTGCCGTATTCGGCGCCCCAGCGATCGGTCATGTCGCAGCGTATGTCCCACAGATCGGGGAAGAAGCGGTGGCGGGCGCCGCCTTCGAGGATTTCCACCGGCCGGCCCTTCAGCGACTTCGCGCCGAGCCCGATCGAGCGGTGGATCAGATAGAGGTGATTGGCGCGGAATTTCTGGAACAGCTCGTCGAATTCGATCAGCGCCTCGGCCACGACGTAAGCATCGCCGTGGTGGTAATGCTCGTCATAGATGTCCTGCACGGTCAGCCCGCGGCCATCGAGATAGGTATGTTTGAAGGCCCGCCAAAGATCCGGCGGCAGGCGCAGCAAAAGCTTGAAGCCCGGCGATTCCTGGCCGCTGCCATTGCCGAGCTGCAGGCGGATCTGCTGGTACTCCTTGGGCGACATGGTCTCCAGGAGATCGAGCTGCGCCGTCATCATGCGCATCAGCCGGTGGACGCGGCCCATCAGCGTGACGATGCGGTGCGTGTCCTGCCTCTCCAGATAGTCGAGGACATCGACCAGTGTGTAGGCGATGAGCTTCATCCACAATTCCTCGACCTGGTGCACTACCTGGAACTGCAACTCGTCTGCGTTGACCATGTCGGCAAGCGGCTTCTGGCAGGCGAGCAGCTTGTCGCATTGCAGATAGACGCCGTAGTCGCGCATCTCGGGCGCCTCGATGCGGGCGTGGTAGTCGGATTTGTCCATGGCGCAGCCTCCTCGCAGGCGGGGTTTTCGACCGTGCGGCAAGGATAGCGCTTTGTGCTTGAACATTGTTCCTTTCTGTTATCCAAATGGCGTGAAATGAAGGACAATTTTACATCATTCTTGCCATATCGGAGAACGATCGATGTTGGATGCTCTCGACCGCAGAATAGTGGCAGCCCTGGAGCGCGACGCGCGCATCTCCTTCGGCGAGCTCGCCGAAGAGGTCGGCCTGAGCAAGACGCCGTGCTGGAAACGGGTGAAGGCACTGGAAGAGGCCGGCGTCATCCGCGGCTATTCCACCCGTGTCGATCCCGCTTCGATCGGCTTCGGCATCGAGGCCTTCATCCAGGTGTCGATCGACTTCGAAGTGTCGGACGCCTTCGAGGCGGCAGTGAGGAAACACCCGCTGATCCGCCGCTGCTACGCCACGACCGGCGAGGCCGACTATCTCCTGCAGATCGTTACCGTCGACATGAGGGCGCTGGACAGGATGCTGCGCGAGGAGCTCAGCCGGCTGCCTGGCGTTCGCCGCACCGTCACCTCGATGGCGATGCGCGAGATCAAGGGCGACATCTCGTTCGCCGAGGCGGCGGCGCGTGCGTCGCTTTAGGAGCTGCAAGGTGATTTGAAGCCTCGGCGGGCCCTCCCCAAACCGAACCGCGGATGCCAGCCGCACGGGCACCGCGCCGGACCCTGACTTTTTCTGGCATGGTCGAAGAACGCGCGCCGAACCGGTCTATAAGTCGGGATCGGGGGTATGCGGGTGGCTGATATCATCTCAAGCAGAATCGGGGCGGAGCCTGTCTTGTCGGCTGGGCGTCCGCGGTTTTTCACATCGGCGGCGAATGCCGACATCGCGCGCCCCATCTTCCCACAACTCAAAAGCAATTCGGCAGCGGTGCTGCTCGCATCGACCATGCTGCTGGCGACGGCCATGGCAACCCACGCCGCGTCGGTCCTGTCGGAGCCGCGGGACGGAGTCCACCGGTCGATGGACCCGGCTGCGCTCATCCAGGACGCCAACCGCGCTCTTCTGGCTCAGGCCACAGGGGGCAACGGCGGGAATGGGGGGAATGGCGGCTCCGGCGGAAATGGCGGCGACGGCGGGAATGGCGGCAACGGTGGCAACGGTGGCGCCGGCAACGGCGGCTCCGGCGGGAATGGCGGCGATGGCGGCAACGGTGGCGCCGGAAATGGCGGCTCCGGCGGGAATGGTGGCGACGGCGGCAACGGTGGCGCCGGCAATGGCGGCTCCGGCGGGAATGGCGGCGACGGCGGCAACGGTGGCGTCGGCAACGGCGGCTCCACCGGGAATGGCGGCAACGGTGGCGCCGGCAATGGCGGAACCGGCGGCAATGGCGGCGACGGCGGCAACGGTGGCACCGGCAATGGTGGAACCGGCGGCAATGGCAGTTCGGGCGGCGGTGGCGGCACCGGCCACCACAACACCGGTTCCGGCCATTCCGGCAATGTCGGTTCCTGCGGCGCTTCCTGGCGATCGTCTTGCTGACGCGGCTTGACCTTGAGGCGCGTCGCGCCGAAGCGGATCAAACGAACCTGGATCAAGTCTTTGTTTGCGCGCGGACGGAAAACCGCTGCGCAGTTTTCCTGGGATTGCTCTACGGACCGGTGCGGTAGGCGAAGTTGTCCATCGCGGCCTGCCAGGAATGCAGCGTCCGGATCTCGAGCCGCGTGATGCGCGTGTAGTCGGCCGCGAAATAGACTGGGCCGCTCGCGGACAGCACAAGCTGATCCTCATAGGCCGGCTGGTCGCCCCGCCAGGCCTTGAGAACAAGCGTCTCGCCCTCGGCGTCGTTCCAGCCGACGCCGAAATAGGCGCCCGTGAAATCGAACGGCTTGTCGCTGAACACCTGCCCGGGGTGGCCTGAGCTGTTATAGGCGATGAATTCGCCGGACATCGTCGTGTTGATGTAACCCGGGCCGTCGGTGAATCGCTGGTGCATGGCAACGAGATTGTACCAGTCGAGCCCGCCATAGCCGGACGGAATTTCGAACACGCCCGACGTCGTCATAAGGTCGTCGAAGCCGACGACGTGCTGTCGGGGCAGCGGCCCCTCGGCGGACCCGCCCTTGCCCGAAAACGCGGACAGCACGACAGGCGCCTCGCCGACCATGATTTTGCGCCGTTCGGTCGCCCCGTCGGCCGAAACCTCGACCAGCCATTCGCCTGATGTCACGGGCGCGCTGAAGCGCCCATCCGGATCGACCTTGGCGGCGACGCCTGCCCCGTCAGGCCCGGTGAGGGAAATTCGCGCCCCCGGAGCGGCTACGCCGCTGACCGTCAGGTCCGCGGCAAGGCCGACCGGATGCGTCGTGCGCTGCGCGATCATGTCGCCCGGCGAGCCGGGAGAAGCCGCATAATCGCTTTCCTGGGACGCGTTTGCGGTGGTGACGGAAAAGCCCGGCGGAGGCACGACCCGGAACGAATAATGCCCGGGATCGACAACCTCGAGTTTGCGCTGGAGAACCGACATCCGGAAGTTGGCAAAGCCGCTGACATTGGTCCATCGCATGATGGTGTCGCCATTCGGCTTGCCGAGCTCGACGGCCACATGCGACATCGGCCGGTCGCCGAGATCGTAGATCCCGTTCCTGTTGCGGTCGCGGAACACCAGGATCGATGTGTTCATCTGGCCGCCGTTGAAGGCGTCCCACGCGCGCCTGGGATAATAGTCCGCCGCGCTGCCGGCACGCGCCGAGCCCCAGACCATGGCCAGGCCGGTGGCCGCGACGACGACGGCGCCCGGGAACGACAAACCACGCTTCACGAAATTTCCCCTCTGGCATTCGGTGTCGGTCCGATCCCCTGGAGCCGCGCGATGATCCTGTCCACGGCATCCGCATCGAAATAGGCAAGATAGAGCAACGCCATGGTCGCGCTGAACGTATAGACCGGCAGCGTCAGATAGATGATGGCGTGAAAGGCCAGGCCCGGCAGGACCAGATAGCGCCTCGTCGCACGGAACGGCAGGCCGAAGGCAAGGCCATATTCGAGCGCGACCACGCCGAAGGATACGATCGTGGCGGGCAAGGCAAGGCCGGCCGGGTAATCCGAACCCGCATAGAACCAGAGGAAGATCTGCTCGATCCGCGCGCCGCTCAGAAAGGCATGGTTCGACTTGTCGAAGGCGGCGAAGAAATAGAGCACCGACAGCTGCACCACGATCAGCCGCAGCCCCCACAGATTGCCGCGCTCCGCCGGCGGCGCAATGCCCCTGCGCTCGGCGTGCGCCACCGCCAGGTAGCGGTCCAGCGAATAGGAGCGGCCGCATGGGGTGAGCGCGACCAGAAGTGCCGCGACGGCGAGCAGATAGGTATGGTGGTGAGTCCAGGGCTCGCGCCCAAGCTGGTGGCCGAAATAATAATACATCACCAGCCCGACCGACCCGGCCCAGACAGCGGCGGCGCGGCTCTGATAGCCAACGAACAGCAGCGTCGTCGCGACGAAGAAGTTGGCTGCCAGAAACAGGCCGATCGCCGACTGGTCCCTGTAGAGCAGCAATTCGCCGGCCCAGCGCGACCAGAACAGCATCGCCAGGCCGATGCGGATCAATGCGGACGAGCGCGACGATCCCTCCGTACCGACCGCCCAGCCGACGAAGCGCGCCGCCACGGCGTGCGCCGAACGCCAGCTCATCCAATCGGTGATCGCGTCAGCCGGCGCAGGCATTTTCGGCATCGGTATGGATTATCTGCCAGCCGCTGCGCGTGCCCAGCCGGGCGCGGACGCGGATGTCGGCGCCCTGCCCGGCGGCCGTGCAGAGCCGCTTGACGACGGATGCCAGTTCCTCGCGGCTTGCGATCCGCTTCAGCCTGCCGCCGCGAGGAGCGCCGAGCATCTCGAAACGGTCGAGCGGGATGAGCGCGCCGTCCGGCCGGCGGATTTCGAAGGAAGCGTCGATGATGCCCAGCCCGATCGCGCTGAACATGGTCCAGGAGCGCAGCCATGGCGTCTGCACCCCGAAGATTTGCTCCGCGGCCGGACCGGCGATCATGAACGCGGTGATCGCCGTGAAGGCGGCCAGCCGCAAGCGTCCCGCCGACAGCCGTCCGGCAGGCTCCGCGCCTGTTCTGATCGAGATGATGTCCGCCACCCGCGCACCCCCGTCGTGATCATAGACCGGATCAACGCCGTTCCGCGACCAGCCCAGAAAAAGTCAGGGCGCGGCGCGCGGGCGCCCGACCGTGCCTCGACGGCGCGAGGCGGGATCAAGGGCAAGATCTTTGCGGAGGCTGCGGGTGCTCCCGAGCGGATGAGTGCTGGAGCGGACAACGTGGATGTCGGCGGGACAGCGGGCGCGAAGGATCGCGGCCCTAGGATTTTGCCGCGGGATCTTCGCTGGCGAACAAAGGCATAGCGTCAGCCGCCCGCGCCACCTTTTCCTTCTCCGCGTCGGCCTTTCGCTTCGGGCATTCCTCGAAATCATGATCGCGGCCGCCGCAATAGGAGCAGCATTTGGCGGGGGTGTCGGGGTTGAGCATCGAGACCATTCCCAAGAATGCACCAAAAGGTTCCCGCTTGCAGCAATTGCGTGAACGCCGCAATCACCGTCCAGCCCGATGCCCCGATACCGCAATACCAGGGGCTCGCCGCTTGCGCGGCGGGCTCCCGCTCAGTCACCGCTCACGCATGCGCGTGGGGATGACGGAAGTCCCAGACGGCCCAGGCCGATGCCGCGACCACCAGCACGCCGAGCACGACGTGCGTGGCCATGACATGCGTGTCGGCCGCAAAGCCCAGCAGCCAGGGCGACACGATCAGCCAGAGCCCGAGGACGACGTTTACCCATTCCT includes the following:
- a CDS encoding TIGR04255 family protein, with protein sequence MTIKLPVALDRDPIGNAIFEIRFSTPLASGVSDLLPGLMFRRLNKRYSKAVTLPAGEIPLAIRSQLPNSEYQAVKSLQGDRKSLNFAERSLTVEVVKPYPGWKEFKALISEALDTIRETGIVSKIERCSLRYINVLQGEGVPSNVFDALNITGDVGKFPIAENGFHLRVETPLADGLLAIIQLFSSANIEVRNGDSVESMDGIMLDIDCLHTGVFDNFLSDYSGVIEEIHTQEKRVFFSMINDATLKAFGPRWEAK
- a CDS encoding terminase large subunit domain-containing protein, whose protein sequence is MAGNQLGKTRAGGAEWAMHLTGRYPDWWVGKVFDQPVRLWAAGVTGEGTRDNPQRVLVGPPQQQAEWGTGMIPANAIADTVMGRGAPGALDSVVVRWGGGGDVQAGESVLSFKSYEKGREKWQGETLHGVWFDEEPPLDIYSEGLTRTNATDGITIVTFTPLLGMSDVVLRFLSAEAVYRIGKG
- a CDS encoding DoxX family protein gives rise to the protein MVETQSTWQTAAILVARLIFAAMFAMGVAFKLMDMGATAGYIAAAGFPFPLFLAWCAAILETLLVIAFLTGAFMTPLALIGAIYVVFLGFAFHGPSHWTADQAEFGAFMSHFPFAAGLLYAAVHGPGSVLALKQGWPGRA
- a CDS encoding tryptophan 2,3-dioxygenase family protein, with the protein product MDKSDYHARIEAPEMRDYGVYLQCDKLLACQKPLADMVNADELQFQVVHQVEELWMKLIAYTLVDVLDYLERQDTHRIVTLMGRVHRLMRMMTAQLDLLETMSPKEYQQIRLQLGNGSGQESPGFKLLLRLPPDLWRAFKHTYLDGRGLTVQDIYDEHYHHGDAYVVAEALIEFDELFQKFRANHLYLIHRSIGLGAKSLKGRPVEILEGGARHRFFPDLWDIRCDMTDRWGAEYGTVRESISHPG
- a CDS encoding Lrp/AsnC family transcriptional regulator yields the protein MLDALDRRIVAALERDARISFGELAEEVGLSKTPCWKRVKALEEAGVIRGYSTRVDPASIGFGIEAFIQVSIDFEVSDAFEAAVRKHPLIRRCYATTGEADYLLQIVTVDMRALDRMLREELSRLPGVRRTVTSMAMREIKGDISFAEAAARASL
- a CDS encoding SdrD B-like domain-containing protein translates to MKRGLSFPGAVVVAATGLAMVWGSARAGSAADYYPRRAWDAFNGGQMNTSILVFRDRNRNGIYDLGDRPMSHVAVELGKPNGDTIMRWTNVSGFANFRMSVLQRKLEVVDPGHYSFRVVPPPGFSVTTANASQESDYAASPGSPGDMIAQRTTHPVGLAADLTVSGVAAPGARISLTGPDGAGVAAKVDPDGRFSAPVTSGEWLVEVSADGATERRKIMVGEAPVVLSAFSGKGGSAEGPLPRQHVVGFDDLMTTSGVFEIPSGYGGLDWYNLVAMHQRFTDGPGYINTTMSGEFIAYNSSGHPGQVFSDKPFDFTGAYFGVGWNDAEGETLVLKAWRGDQPAYEDQLVLSASGPVYFAADYTRITRLEIRTLHSWQAAMDNFAYRTGP
- a CDS encoding HTTM domain-containing protein, producing MPAPADAITDWMSWRSAHAVAARFVGWAVGTEGSSRSSALIRIGLAMLFWSRWAGELLLYRDQSAIGLFLAANFFVATTLLFVGYQSRAAAVWAGSVGLVMYYYFGHQLGREPWTHHHTYLLAVAALLVALTPCGRSYSLDRYLAVAHAERRGIAPPAERGNLWGLRLIVVQLSVLYFFAAFDKSNHAFLSGARIEQIFLWFYAGSDYPAGLALPATIVSFGVVALEYGLAFGLPFRATRRYLVLPGLAFHAIIYLTLPVYTFSATMALLYLAYFDADAVDRIIARLQGIGPTPNARGEIS